A genomic stretch from Natronomonas gomsonensis includes:
- a CDS encoding DUF5784 family protein encodes MAGPLRFRRSEKTWTRQRVREQLLQPLNQSFGARIEEPWFTIGDDRYDALRLEMDNGDFALFCFRPGRAYWLGNTETPEALWRTDKETFTEAPYAVSRWAQRELTARIEVTDPWLADYEYVTWFFLPVFGSKDGRDSTRRFFAEDAAGFPDASSEEGLAFYESLLRTGSLDAHRYTMASKLGTSPGYDLTRMRATMAEFNVAKLLTDAGLDFEPEVEQDSGHALDFAVDDDLIEVTRPEPPARRSHADHPVAAVKETGGAKRSDQLAKHPDSALLIDCTSFTETEWNAVAGEQPGVGHEPTVVFRARPTGRIEGYRYGKLPFDLDGSVEWV; translated from the coding sequence GTGGCAGGTCCCCTCCGTTTCCGTCGGTCCGAGAAGACGTGGACGCGACAGCGCGTCCGCGAACAGTTACTACAGCCCCTGAATCAGTCATTCGGCGCACGCATCGAAGAGCCGTGGTTCACCATCGGCGACGATCGCTACGACGCCCTCCGGCTGGAGATGGACAACGGCGACTTCGCGCTGTTCTGTTTCCGACCCGGTCGGGCCTACTGGCTCGGCAACACCGAGACGCCCGAGGCGCTGTGGCGGACCGACAAGGAGACGTTCACCGAGGCGCCCTATGCCGTCTCTCGGTGGGCACAACGGGAACTCACCGCCCGCATCGAGGTGACCGACCCGTGGCTCGCCGACTACGAGTACGTGACGTGGTTCTTCCTCCCGGTCTTCGGCTCGAAGGACGGCCGGGACAGCACTCGACGGTTCTTTGCCGAAGACGCTGCCGGCTTCCCCGACGCCAGTTCCGAAGAGGGGCTGGCCTTCTACGAGTCGCTGCTCCGAACCGGGAGTCTCGACGCCCACCGGTACACGATGGCCTCGAAACTCGGCACCTCCCCGGGATACGACCTCACGCGGATGCGGGCGACGATGGCGGAGTTCAACGTCGCCAAACTGCTGACCGACGCCGGCCTCGACTTCGAACCCGAGGTCGAACAGGACAGCGGCCACGCGCTGGATTTCGCGGTCGACGACGACCTCATCGAGGTGACCCGTCCCGAACCGCCGGCGCGTCGGTCCCATGCGGACCACCCCGTCGCCGCCGTCAAGGAGACCGGCGGCGCAAAGCGGAGCGACCAGTTGGCGAAACACCCCGATTCGGCGCTGTTAATCGACTGTACTTCCTTCACCGAGACGGAGTGGAACGCCGTCGCCGGCGAGCAACCCGGTGTCGGCCACGAACCCACCGTCGTCTTCCGCGCCCGCCCGACCGGCCGAATCGAAGGCTACCGGTACGGGAAACTCCCGTTCGATCTCGACGGCAGCGTCGAGTGGGTGTAG
- a CDS encoding DUF5786 family protein, which produces MSMGAYDEDEHERREQKASTVDAAFDDERTNYEGSIEYDSGDSAEALLDQFKQMQSQ; this is translated from the coding sequence ATGTCAATGGGTGCCTATGACGAGGACGAACACGAGCGACGTGAGCAGAAGGCCTCGACCGTCGATGCCGCCTTCGATGACGAGCGGACGAACTACGAAGGCTCCATAGAGTACGACTCCGGCGACTCGGCGGAAGCACTCCTCGACCAGTTCAAGCAGATGCAGTCCCAGTAA
- a CDS encoding DUF7530 family protein: MRPEYGEAWVYESIIGALPGVDISRGTAIAIQLAVFEAAVLALAWYYDLWNAAVAGTAAVVVAAVGSVEMLRISRSARTPPSPEPYRRLLFGSSVEVVLAVLAFVALVTHLFVFDPASGGSLVGTLFGPEPPILVVYLTLLVLWDLCYRIGTGWWTAVVALWRSGRYRFDSDDAATLRRSDAETLGFAVVQLLLVPFVVDYPVLLAALVGHVLAVAVVIALSVALLTLREQ, from the coding sequence ATGCGGCCGGAGTACGGGGAGGCGTGGGTCTACGAGAGCATCATCGGCGCGCTTCCGGGGGTCGACATCTCACGCGGAACGGCCATCGCTATCCAGTTGGCCGTCTTCGAAGCCGCCGTCCTCGCGCTGGCGTGGTACTACGACCTCTGGAACGCAGCGGTGGCGGGGACCGCCGCCGTCGTCGTCGCCGCCGTCGGGAGCGTCGAGATGCTTCGCATCAGCCGTTCGGCACGAACGCCACCCAGCCCGGAGCCGTATCGACGGCTGCTGTTCGGCTCCAGCGTCGAGGTCGTCCTCGCCGTGTTGGCGTTCGTCGCACTCGTCACGCACCTGTTCGTCTTCGACCCCGCGAGCGGCGGCTCGCTCGTCGGAACGCTGTTCGGCCCCGAGCCGCCGATACTGGTCGTCTACCTGACGCTGTTGGTTCTGTGGGACCTCTGTTATCGCATCGGCACCGGCTGGTGGACCGCCGTCGTCGCGCTGTGGCGGTCGGGCCGCTATCGGTTCGATTCCGACGACGCCGCCACGCTCCGCCGGAGCGACGCCGAAACCCTCGGCTTTGCCGTCGTCCAGTTGCTGTTGGTCCCGTTCGTCGTCGACTACCCCGTGTTGCTCGCTGCGCTCGTCGGCCACGTGCTGGCCGTGGCGGTGGTCATCGCGCTGTCGGTCGCTTTACTGACGCTCCGAGAACAGTGA
- a CDS encoding NAD(P)H-binding protein yields MRVLVTGASGFVGSRLVPALQRRGHDVVALVRDIERYDAPDGVEVVEGDLLNPPLELPPVEAAYYLVHSMGTGGDFQSRDRLAARTFVDAVEAADVEHVVYLGGLGDDRDELSEHLRSRREVEHILASGEFELTTLRAAIIVGEGSASFELITQLADRLPVMVTPRWVRTECQPIFVDDVIGYLVGVLDSPETAGETFEIGGPDVLTYQEILEHTARLLSGRAPVVLPVPILSPGLSAGWLWLLTDVPLSVAKPLVAGLRNTVVVTDRRIDEFVEVEPTPFDEAVRQALGDRAIVSETPATEPEA; encoded by the coding sequence ATGCGCGTACTCGTAACCGGGGCGAGTGGGTTCGTGGGAAGTCGCCTCGTTCCAGCCCTCCAACGACGGGGCCACGACGTGGTCGCTCTGGTCAGAGACATCGAGCGATACGACGCCCCCGACGGTGTCGAGGTGGTCGAGGGCGACCTCCTGAACCCACCACTCGAGTTGCCGCCGGTCGAGGCCGCCTACTATCTGGTCCACTCGATGGGGACCGGCGGCGACTTCCAGTCGCGGGACCGACTGGCCGCCCGCACCTTCGTCGATGCAGTCGAGGCCGCAGACGTCGAGCACGTCGTCTACCTCGGGGGGTTGGGCGACGACCGGGACGAACTGTCCGAACACCTCCGGTCGCGACGCGAGGTCGAACACATCCTCGCGTCGGGCGAGTTCGAACTGACGACGCTGCGGGCCGCCATCATCGTCGGCGAAGGGTCGGCGAGTTTCGAACTCATCACCCAACTGGCCGACCGCCTGCCGGTGATGGTGACGCCCCGGTGGGTCCGCACCGAGTGCCAACCCATCTTCGTCGACGACGTCATCGGCTATCTGGTCGGCGTCCTCGATTCTCCCGAAACCGCCGGCGAGACGTTCGAAATCGGCGGCCCGGACGTGCTGACGTATCAGGAGATACTCGAACACACCGCCCGGTTGCTGTCCGGCCGGGCGCCGGTCGTTCTCCCGGTTCCCATCCTCTCGCCGGGACTGTCTGCGGGGTGGCTGTGGCTGCTGACGGACGTGCCGTTGTCGGTGGCGAAGCCGCTCGTCGCCGGCCTGCGCAACACCGTCGTCGTCACCGACCGCCGCATCGACGAGTTCGTCGAGGTCGAACCGACGCCGTTCGACGAGGCCGTCCGGCAGGCGCTCGGCGACCGGGCCATCGTGAGCGAAACGCCGGCCACGGAGCCGGAGGCCTGA
- a CDS encoding YkgJ family cysteine cluster protein, producing MRVDCEGCAGCCIDWRAAAPDTVDLDHERRGGLAPLDDTYNLVPLSSDEVRAFVRAGLGDAMTPRLFDAPEGPSVSVDGHDIAAVGERPAFFVGLRKSPKPVGPFGQDPAWLPSCVFLDPETLQCRIHGEDRYPDACGTYPADNLALDAETECERVETAFGGDRLLDADPGDATPLLGTGALGATVFAHPDADRLSGRVDRIAAGNPTAEDRAEFLAVAAASRPGSLDIDTDRYETAREAVLDADSWVGRAIAEWNRQAETDDPDPELGRGVEERLGAPETPGWD from the coding sequence ATGCGCGTCGACTGTGAGGGCTGCGCCGGTTGCTGTATCGACTGGCGCGCGGCCGCCCCCGACACCGTCGACCTCGACCACGAGCGCCGTGGTGGGTTGGCCCCGCTGGACGACACGTACAACCTCGTACCGCTGTCCAGCGACGAGGTGCGGGCGTTCGTCCGAGCGGGGCTCGGCGACGCGATGACCCCGCGACTGTTCGACGCCCCGGAGGGACCGTCCGTCTCCGTCGACGGCCACGACATCGCCGCCGTCGGGGAGCGTCCCGCCTTCTTCGTCGGATTGCGGAAGTCGCCGAAACCGGTCGGCCCCTTCGGTCAGGACCCCGCGTGGCTCCCGAGTTGCGTCTTTCTGGACCCCGAGACGCTGCAGTGTCGCATCCACGGCGAGGACCGCTATCCCGACGCCTGCGGGACGTATCCGGCGGATAACCTCGCGTTGGACGCCGAAACCGAATGCGAGCGCGTCGAAACGGCCTTCGGCGGGGACCGACTTCTCGACGCCGACCCCGGCGACGCGACGCCACTCCTCGGGACCGGCGCCCTCGGCGCGACGGTGTTCGCCCACCCCGACGCCGACCGACTGTCGGGCCGGGTCGACCGCATCGCCGCCGGGAACCCGACCGCCGAAGACCGCGCGGAGTTCCTCGCCGTCGCCGCCGCCTCCCGACCCGGCAGCCTCGATATCGACACTGACCGCTACGAGACGGCCCGCGAAGCGGTTCTCGATGCCGATTCGTGGGTCGGGCGGGCCATCGCCGAGTGGAACCGGCAGGCCGAAACCGACGACCCCGACCCCGAACTCGGTCGGGGCGTCGAGGAACGTCTCGGCGCCCCCGAAACGCCCGGTTGGGATTAA
- a CDS encoding DUF7561 family protein — translation MAKESCDACGDAVPIGGGISGLWSSDPQGTGGMTLELRDGTEHFLCFDCIERLPDDPTGADVAAIE, via the coding sequence ATGGCCAAGGAGTCCTGCGACGCCTGCGGCGACGCCGTACCTATCGGTGGCGGTATCTCGGGGCTGTGGTCGTCGGACCCCCAAGGAACGGGTGGGATGACGCTCGAACTCCGCGACGGCACCGAACATTTCCTCTGTTTCGACTGTATCGAACGGCTGCCCGACGACCCCACCGGGGCGGACGTGGCGGCCATCGAGTAG
- a CDS encoding helicase C-terminal domain-containing protein, with protein sequence MDPSRIVEEFPAPSFRGAQEQALSDIRDAFAAGNDVVLVRAPTGSGKSLLARAIAGCARRPGEAEHVQATGAYYTTPQVSQLDDVAGDELLEDLSVIRGKSNYDCILPGETSTPVNQAPCARERGFDCPVKHRCPYFSDRSIASNRNIAAMTLAYFMQTAGSDVFGKRDVVVVDEAHGLAEWAEMYATIELSPAEVPVWDACEPPEIDGLSDVEDYVERLTSVCSRRQEELRGKLELSPAEAEERDQLAELVRDLGWFLEDLRDPESPTTWVADQSENRAITVKPLDPARYLHHTVWDRGNRFALLSATILNKDAFCRSAGLNPDNVALVDVPHTFPVQNRPLYDVTQGKMTYEHRDETLPKVARSIVQVMAKHDDEKGLIHAHSYAIADRLHELLDDFGVADRVRGHDSENRDAALSGWKRSTGADVFVSVKMEEALDLNGDLCRWQVLCKAPYPNTNDSRVAQRLEDGQWGWYYRTALRTVIQACGRVVRAPDDHGATYLADSSLVDLFERARHDMPEWFEAQVDRMTRPELPAFDPTSAVGDASEADSSPSRQRSKSTSQTSNARRSGSIDDHPLSDVWGDG encoded by the coding sequence GTGGACCCGTCGCGAATCGTCGAGGAGTTCCCCGCGCCGTCGTTCCGCGGGGCTCAAGAGCAAGCCCTCAGTGACATCCGCGACGCCTTCGCCGCCGGCAACGACGTCGTCCTCGTACGTGCGCCGACCGGCAGCGGCAAGTCGCTCCTCGCCCGTGCCATCGCCGGCTGTGCCCGCCGCCCCGGCGAGGCCGAACACGTCCAAGCTACTGGCGCCTACTACACCACGCCGCAGGTGTCCCAACTGGACGACGTGGCCGGCGACGAACTGCTCGAAGATTTGAGCGTTATCCGCGGAAAGTCAAACTACGACTGCATCCTCCCCGGCGAGACTTCGACACCCGTCAATCAGGCACCCTGCGCCCGCGAGCGGGGGTTCGACTGCCCCGTCAAACACCGGTGTCCGTACTTTTCGGACCGCTCCATCGCCTCGAACCGCAATATCGCGGCGATGACGCTGGCGTATTTCATGCAAACCGCCGGTAGCGACGTCTTCGGCAAGCGCGACGTGGTCGTCGTCGACGAAGCCCACGGTCTCGCCGAGTGGGCCGAGATGTACGCCACTATCGAACTCTCGCCCGCCGAGGTTCCCGTCTGGGACGCCTGTGAACCGCCGGAAATCGACGGTCTCTCCGACGTGGAGGACTACGTCGAGCGACTGACGAGCGTCTGCTCGCGCCGACAGGAGGAACTCCGGGGGAAACTCGAACTCTCGCCGGCGGAGGCCGAGGAACGGGACCAACTCGCGGAACTCGTCCGCGATTTGGGGTGGTTCCTTGAGGACTTGCGTGACCCCGAGAGCCCGACGACGTGGGTGGCAGACCAAAGCGAGAACCGCGCGATCACCGTCAAGCCGCTGGACCCCGCACGGTATCTCCATCACACCGTCTGGGACCGGGGCAACCGGTTCGCCCTGCTGTCGGCGACCATCCTCAACAAGGACGCCTTCTGCCGAAGTGCCGGTCTGAACCCCGACAACGTCGCGCTGGTCGACGTGCCCCACACCTTCCCCGTCCAGAACCGCCCGCTGTACGACGTGACACAGGGGAAGATGACCTACGAACACCGAGACGAGACCCTCCCGAAGGTCGCCCGCAGTATCGTCCAAGTCATGGCGAAACACGACGACGAGAAGGGGTTGATACACGCCCACTCGTATGCCATCGCCGACCGCCTCCACGAGTTACTCGACGACTTCGGCGTCGCAGACCGGGTTCGCGGCCACGACAGCGAGAACCGAGACGCGGCGCTGTCGGGGTGGAAACGAAGCACCGGCGCCGACGTGTTCGTCTCCGTGAAGATGGAGGAGGCGCTGGATTTGAACGGCGACCTCTGTCGGTGGCAGGTGCTGTGTAAGGCGCCGTATCCGAACACCAACGACTCCCGGGTCGCCCAGCGGCTCGAAGACGGCCAGTGGGGATGGTACTACCGGACGGCGCTCCGGACGGTGATTCAGGCCTGCGGTCGGGTGGTTCGAGCGCCCGACGACCACGGCGCGACGTACCTCGCCGATTCCTCGCTCGTCGACCTCTTCGAGCGTGCCCGCCACGACATGCCCGAGTGGTTCGAAGCACAGGTCGACCGGATGACCCGTCCGGAACTCCCGGCGTTCGACCCGACATCGGCCGTCGGCGACGCCTCGGAAGCGGATTCCTCGCCGTCCCGACAGCGCTCGAAATCGACGTCACAGACCTCGAACGCCCGTCGCTCGGGGTCCATCGACGACCACCCGCTGTCGGACGTGTGGGGCGACGGTTAG
- a CDS encoding metal-dependent hydrolase family protein: protein MYVDCGTLLGGDGRVLEDGRFTVEEGTVTEAGPLEDVDPVGERLDLTDNIVVPGFIDAHVHMQGLRTMDPTDWVLASDAVCAARASADCRRLLDAGFTSVRDLGSTVALGLREAIESGDVAGPRVYTSGRSISQTGGHGDAHFLPYEWASEDGLGIATLADGEDECRKTARQRIREGVDCLKIMTTGGVLSEKDAPDERQFTDAEIRAFTEEAERAGLQVASHAQGTAGVIAALENGVDTIEHGFYLDEEAIDLMLDTDATFVPTLSIMFRIVESGADHGVPEYGLRKAREAFDAHVESVRRAHEAGVPIATGTDFMGPDLVPHGENALELELLVEEVGLSPVAAIEAATRVAGRTVPDDVGTLTPGARADFLALGSDPRDGIEAVRDVDATYRDGRRVDATARDL, encoded by the coding sequence ATGTACGTCGATTGTGGCACGCTTCTCGGCGGTGACGGCCGGGTGTTGGAGGACGGACGGTTCACCGTCGAGGAAGGAACCGTAACCGAGGCCGGTCCACTGGAGGACGTCGACCCGGTGGGCGAACGGCTCGATTTGACCGACAACATCGTCGTCCCGGGATTCATCGACGCCCACGTCCACATGCAGGGATTGCGGACGATGGACCCGACCGACTGGGTGCTGGCGAGCGACGCCGTCTGTGCGGCGCGGGCGAGTGCGGATTGTCGACGATTGCTCGACGCCGGCTTCACCTCGGTCCGGGACCTCGGCAGTACGGTGGCTCTCGGCCTCCGGGAGGCCATCGAATCGGGCGACGTGGCGGGACCGCGCGTCTACACCAGCGGGCGCTCGATTTCTCAAACCGGCGGCCACGGCGACGCCCACTTCCTCCCGTACGAGTGGGCCAGCGAGGACGGTCTCGGAATCGCGACGCTGGCCGACGGCGAAGACGAGTGTCGCAAGACCGCCCGACAGCGGATTCGCGAGGGCGTCGACTGTCTGAAAATCATGACGACCGGCGGTGTCCTCTCCGAGAAAGACGCTCCCGACGAGCGGCAGTTCACCGACGCGGAAATCCGAGCGTTCACCGAGGAGGCCGAACGGGCGGGCCTGCAGGTCGCCAGCCACGCACAGGGGACGGCGGGCGTCATCGCGGCGCTGGAAAACGGCGTCGACACCATCGAACACGGCTTCTACCTCGACGAGGAAGCCATCGACCTCATGCTGGACACCGACGCGACGTTCGTCCCGACGCTCTCCATCATGTTCCGAATCGTCGAATCGGGCGCCGACCACGGCGTCCCCGAGTACGGCCTCCGGAAGGCCCGAGAGGCCTTCGACGCCCACGTCGAGTCGGTCCGCCGTGCCCACGAGGCTGGCGTCCCCATCGCCACCGGGACGGACTTCATGGGCCCCGACCTCGTCCCCCACGGCGAGAACGCCCTCGAACTCGAACTCCTCGTCGAGGAGGTCGGCCTCTCGCCGGTAGCGGCCATCGAGGCGGCGACGCGCGTCGCCGGACGGACGGTTCCCGACGATGTCGGAACGCTGACGCCGGGGGCACGCGCGGACTTCCTCGCGTTGGGGAGTGACCCCCGCGACGGCATCGAGGCGGTTCGGGACGTGGATGCGACGTACCGGGACGGGAGACGGGTCGACGCGACGGCGAGGGACTTATAA
- a CDS encoding class I SAM-dependent methyltransferase: protein MTGGGDDSDLAAVVEKSRTQTAIDALREEGVYDSGRSVEPYGESHIAVPVIKPPQSTAVTDVRSVELPRRERGLDDLLADRGFSAAEIDAAPGSWAVIGSVVLADFGDVSAEGSLSTDRREAVGKALLDLHGEADTVLARGGIDGTRRDPTAEVVAGTGDTETVHVEHGTKYAVDLSRVMFSPGNKAERARMGEVVDSGERVFDMFAGIGYFALPMARSGAEVTAAEIDPESYRLLVENVMLNGVSERFRAVLGDCRDVETTADRVVMGYYETAEYLDSALDALVSGGTLHLHEATPEKRFPERPIERLEAAADGQAVDVLDTRVVKSHSAGVVHGVVDARVD from the coding sequence ATGACCGGTGGCGGCGACGACAGCGACCTCGCCGCAGTCGTCGAGAAGTCGCGAACGCAGACGGCCATCGACGCGCTCCGCGAGGAGGGCGTTTACGACTCCGGTCGGAGCGTCGAACCCTATGGCGAGAGCCACATCGCCGTTCCCGTCATCAAACCGCCTCAGTCGACGGCTGTCACCGACGTTCGCTCCGTCGAGCTACCGCGTCGGGAGCGCGGCCTCGACGATTTGCTGGCCGACCGCGGCTTCTCGGCGGCCGAAATCGACGCCGCACCCGGTTCGTGGGCCGTCATCGGTAGCGTCGTCCTCGCCGATTTCGGCGACGTATCCGCCGAGGGGTCGCTGTCGACGGACCGACGCGAGGCCGTCGGCAAGGCACTACTCGACCTCCACGGCGAGGCCGACACGGTGCTCGCCCGCGGCGGCATCGACGGGACGCGCCGGGACCCCACCGCCGAGGTCGTCGCAGGGACCGGCGACACCGAAACCGTCCACGTCGAACACGGCACGAAGTACGCCGTGGACCTCTCGCGCGTCATGTTCTCGCCGGGGAACAAGGCCGAACGCGCCCGGATGGGCGAGGTCGTTGATTCGGGCGAACGGGTCTTCGACATGTTCGCCGGTATCGGCTACTTCGCGTTGCCGATGGCCCGCAGTGGCGCCGAGGTGACCGCCGCCGAAATCGACCCGGAGTCCTACCGCCTGCTCGTCGAGAACGTGATGTTGAACGGCGTCTCCGAGCGGTTTCGGGCCGTCTTGGGCGACTGCCGTGACGTGGAGACGACCGCCGACAGGGTCGTGATGGGCTACTACGAGACCGCTGAGTACCTCGATTCGGCGCTCGATGCCCTCGTTTCGGGTGGAACGCTCCATCTCCACGAAGCGACGCCCGAAAAGCGGTTTCCGGAGCGGCCGATCGAGCGATTGGAGGCCGCGGCGGACGGCCAGGCGGTCGACGTGCTCGACACACGCGTTGTGAAGAGCCACAGCGCCGGCGTCGTCCACGGCGTCGTCGACGCCCGCGTGGACTGA
- a CDS encoding 60S ribosomal export protein NMD3 — MSSGPRSGEFCPRCGDAVERPPEADLPGPHGGHADPDAVLCDDCYFEDFELVDAPDRIEVRVCSQCGALHRGKRWVDVGARDYTDIAVEETAERLSVHVDAEEVDWGVEPEQVDQNTIRMHCLFTGRIRETPLSEEVTVPVYISRETCDRCGRIAGDYYAAIVQVRGTDRNPTPEENDRAKEIAEEYIAEREATGDRNAFITETKETKDGLNMKISTNQMGQGIAHRIVRELGGSVSDAPTLVTEDGDGNEVYRVTFVARLPPYTPGDVIDLDDGDGPVVVTSAHGNLKGKRVETGERYEADFKEGIAPDARKLGTRADAERTTVVAIEDERAVQVLDPETFESKTVPRPDYMNADADEVPVLKHREGLHVLPDGDEE; from the coding sequence ATGAGTTCCGGTCCCCGCTCCGGTGAGTTCTGCCCGCGCTGTGGCGACGCCGTCGAGCGTCCGCCGGAAGCGGACCTCCCCGGGCCACACGGCGGCCACGCCGACCCCGATGCGGTGCTGTGTGACGACTGCTACTTCGAAGATTTCGAGTTGGTCGATGCCCCCGACCGCATCGAGGTTCGGGTATGTAGCCAGTGTGGTGCCCTCCACCGCGGGAAGCGCTGGGTCGACGTGGGCGCCCGCGACTACACCGACATCGCCGTCGAGGAGACGGCCGAACGGCTGTCGGTCCACGTCGACGCCGAGGAGGTCGACTGGGGAGTCGAACCCGAACAGGTCGACCAGAACACCATCCGGATGCACTGTCTGTTCACCGGCCGTATCCGCGAGACGCCGCTCTCGGAGGAAGTGACCGTCCCGGTCTACATCTCCCGGGAGACCTGCGACCGCTGTGGTCGCATCGCCGGCGACTACTACGCCGCCATCGTCCAGGTTCGGGGTACCGACCGCAACCCGACACCAGAGGAGAACGACCGTGCGAAGGAAATCGCCGAGGAGTACATCGCCGAACGGGAGGCGACGGGCGACCGCAACGCGTTCATCACCGAGACCAAGGAGACGAAAGACGGCCTGAATATGAAAATCTCCACCAACCAGATGGGCCAGGGTATCGCCCACCGCATCGTCCGGGAGTTGGGCGGGTCGGTCTCGGATGCGCCGACGCTCGTCACCGAGGACGGCGACGGCAACGAGGTGTACCGCGTCACCTTCGTCGCGCGCCTGCCGCCGTACACGCCAGGCGACGTCATCGACCTCGACGACGGCGATGGCCCCGTCGTCGTCACCAGCGCCCACGGGAACCTCAAGGGCAAGCGGGTGGAGACCGGCGAGCGCTACGAGGCCGACTTCAAGGAGGGCATCGCCCCCGACGCCCGGAAACTCGGGACCCGAGCGGACGCCGAACGGACGACCGTCGTCGCAATCGAAGACGAGCGTGCGGTGCAAGTGCTGGACCCCGAAACCTTCGAATCGAAGACCGTCCCACGGCCCGACTACATGAACGCCGACGCCGACGAGGTGCCGGTGTTGAAACACCGTGAGGGACTGCATGTCCTGCCCGACGGCGACGAGGAATGA
- a CDS encoding GtrA family protein — MVREFLRNLVGGPAAAQLQRFVAVGATAAGLQMVLLWLFVDYVGWNYLVGATVAIETTIIFQYILNNAWTFQANRNTGLSGYLYGLLKTNLVRGSAIPIQLGVLFALVEWVSVQYLLANAVAIGISGIYRYVLDTKWTWGGDVL; from the coding sequence ATGGTTCGGGAGTTCCTCCGAAACCTCGTCGGCGGGCCGGCGGCGGCACAACTCCAGCGGTTCGTCGCCGTCGGGGCGACCGCGGCCGGCCTCCAGATGGTGTTGTTGTGGCTGTTCGTCGACTACGTCGGGTGGAACTATCTGGTGGGCGCGACGGTCGCCATCGAGACCACCATCATCTTCCAGTATATCCTGAACAACGCCTGGACGTTCCAGGCGAACCGGAATACCGGTCTCTCGGGATACCTATACGGCCTGCTGAAGACGAACCTCGTCCGCGGGTCGGCGATACCCATCCAACTCGGCGTGCTGTTCGCGCTGGTCGAGTGGGTGTCGGTGCAGTACCTGCTCGCGAACGCCGTCGCCATCGGCATCAGCGGCATCTACCGCTACGTCCTCGACACGAAGTGGACGTGGGGCGGCGACGTGCTCTAA